Proteins from a genomic interval of Periophthalmus magnuspinnatus isolate fPerMag1 chromosome 11, fPerMag1.2.pri, whole genome shotgun sequence:
- the LOC129456650 gene encoding zinc finger protein 48-like, with protein sequence MCSHTRCIHIDTHILLTHKDGEYVSCVICNKSLRRSDLKQHLALHAGEKRHSCPICGKGFSRNTHLRGHLRTHAKHLPAGAVLSGLPSTGTPATGPALPHPPAPSAPDEHPQEQPQDLSLSSASLDYTAPVDTWQEVPESLACHICGKTYSKKSSLVSHVAENHKQPSSFKCPVCSKFLRRKSDLKRHLLTHSEDKPFQCRLCGKGFSRSDQLKGHLSAHHRPDEQPPPTTADPHSHSCPDCLFPCQSYTCPRTCQRTIHCPSCQRSYCV encoded by the exons ATGTGCTCACACACAAGGTGCAtacatatagacacacacatactgcTCACACACAAG GATGGAGAGTACGTGAGCTGTGTGATCTGTAACAAAAGTCTACGTCGCTCTGACCTCAAACAGCACCTGGCCCTCCACGCCGGAGAGAaacgccacagctgccctatCTGTGGCAAAGGCTTCAGCCGCAACACGCACCTGCGTGGGCACCTGCGTACGCATGCCAAGCACCTGCCAGCAGGAGCAGTTCTCTCAGGGCTGCCTTCGACAGGGACTCCTGCAACAGGCCCGGCTCTGCCTCACCCGCCAGCCCCTTCTGCCCCCGACGAGCACCCGCAGGAGCAGCCTCAGGACCTGAGCCTATCGTCTGCTTCCCTTGACTACACTGCACCTGTTGACACCTGGCAGGAGGTGCCAGAGTCTTTAGCCTGTCACATTTGTGGGAAAACATACTCTAAAAAATCGAGTCTGGTGAGTCATGTGGCGGAGAACCACAAACAGCCGTCGTCGTTCAAATGTCCTGTCTGCTCAAAGTTCCTGAGACGAAAGAGTGACTTGAAGCGCCACCTACTGACCCACAGCGAGGACAAACCGTTTCAGTGTCGTCTATGTGGGAAAGGCTTCAGCCGCAGTGACCAGCTGAAAGGCCACCTGAGCGCGCACCACCGGCCTGATGAGCAACCTCCCCCCACGACCGCCGACCCccacagccacagctgccccgatTGCCTCTTCCCCTGTCAAAGCTACACCTGCCCCCGCACCTGTCAGAGGACCATTCACTGCCCCAGCTGCCAGAGAAGCTACTGCGTGTGA
- the LOC117378364 gene encoding oocyte zinc finger protein XlCOF6-like, with protein sequence MEEAVLKEEPEESSIVTPEEAGLYSASLRPDVDMQDSGDSAPYSSDLKEEEENNGPYSPHASGLWLQTQLSDPEPRDLVSPSLDPGLDLSLAPGSFPCPVCQEQHLSRQELTEHLTGHTRGRPPLCLVCGTQMQNTGDVRRHMMTHSGEKPFSCDRCNKRFTRRHALHNHQMNCRHDNKLTGPAPDQQGSFCCCVCGLSFPTRAILTAHMVVHVGGDPPRCQVCTRKVRPQISNVLRHMMLHSGEKPFSCYTCNKGFSRKSGLQQHLQVCEEAKAPQDAAPEEEETFGCSVCGHRADSASLLTDHMTNHVVISDTGGTCLVCHKTIQKSKNDVRRHMMIHSGEKPFSCTGCGKSFNRNSTLQVHMNICSIAVPVQKDSQEKEPEEEDEEEGTFGCSLCDKHFFRKGLLTDHLTTHLSTPPGTCLVCLRSIGTKRNDVRRHMMIHSGEKPFSCTGCGMKFNRKFTLRHHAKLCTQGGSQEALGDDTPLAHEDTVEQREDREEEEEEEEEKARCRFCNKTFYEPSQVTEHMAEHTDDITGACMICGKALGRTVAEVRQHMMVHSGEKPFSCKVCGRRFIRTLALKTHMKTHEKSEREGPPSKPLHACSVCGQAFKTMTVLKYHMFISLWVRPFGCSVCGKRFPATGRRAPSHDASLWRETLHLSCLWAELCPPQRPETAPAHAHRRWCGG encoded by the exons atggaggaggCAGTTTTGAAGGAGGAGCCTGAGGAGAGCTCCATTGTGACCCCAGAGGAAGCGGGTCTGTACAGCGCCTCCCTCAGACCTGATGTGGACATGCAGGACAGTGgggacagcgccccctacagcagCGAcctgaaagaggaggaggagaacaacgGCCCCTACAGCCCGCATGCCTCAG gACTGTGGCTGCAGACTCAACTCTCAGACCCAGAGCCCAGGGACCTGGTGAGTCCGAGTTTAGACCCAGGTCTAGACCTGTCCCTGGCCCCGGGCTCCTTCCCCTGCCCTGTGTGTCAGGAGCAGCACCTATCACGGCAGGAGCTGACAGAGCACCTGACGGGTCACACACGCGGGCGCCCGCCTCTCTGCCTTGTCTGTGGGACTCAGATGCAGAACACGGGCGACGTGCGACGCCACATGATGACCCACAGCGGAGAGAAACCCTTCTCCTGCGACAGGTGCAACAAACGCTTCACCCGCCGCCATGCCCTGCACAACCACCAGATGAACTGTCGCCATGACAACAAACTCACAGGCCCCGCCCCTGACCAACAGGGCTCCTTCTGCTGCTGCGTCTGCGGCCTGAGCTTTCCCACg AGGGCGATCCTCACAGCGCACATGGTGGTGCACGTAGGTGGAGACCCCCCGCGGTGTCAGGTGTGTACCCGAAAGGTCCGCCCCCAAATCAGCAACGTCCTGCGTCACATGATGCTCCATAGCGGAGAGAAACCCTTCAGCTGTTACACCTGCAACAAAGGGTTTAGCAGGAAGAGCGGATTACAGCAACATCTACAG gtctgtgaggaggcCAAGGCACCACAGGACGCCGCccctgaggaggaagagactTTCGGCTGTTCAGTGTGTGGTCACAGGGCTGACTCCGCCTCCCTGCTGACTGATCATATGACCAACCACGTGGTGATCAGTGACACGGGTGGTACCTGCCTTGTCTGCCACAAAACCATCCAAAAGTCCAAGAATGACGTGCGCCGCCACATGATGATCCACTCAGGGgagaaaccattcagctgtACAGGCTGTGGCAAGAGCTTCAACCGCAACTCCACCCTgcag GTGCACATGAACATCTGCAGCATTGCGGTGCCTGTTCAAAAAGACTCTCAGGAGAAGGAGcctgaggaggaggacgaggaggaggggaCATTTGGCTGTTCACTCTGTGACAAACACTTCTTCAGGAAAGGTCTCCTAACGGAccacctcaccacacacttgaGCACTCCACCCGGCACCTGCCTcgtgtgtctgaggagcattgGCACCAAACGCAACGACGTGCGCCGCCACATGATGATCCACTCAGGCgagaaaccattcagctgtACAGGCTGTGGCATGAAGTTCAATCGCAAGTTCACACTGCGTCATCACGCCAAGCTCTGCACACAG GGCGGCTCACAGGAGGCGCTGGGTGATGACACCCCACTGGCTCATGAGGACActgtggagcagagggaggatcgggaggaggaggaggaggaggaggaggagaaggcacGTTGCCGGTTCTGTAACAAGACGTTCTACGAACCGTCGCAGGTGACGGAGCACATGGCGGagcacactgatgacatcaccggGGCCTGCATGATTTGCGGCAAAGCGCTGGGACGCACAGTGGCCGAAGTGCGTCAGCACATGATGGTGCACTCGGGAGAGAAGCCGTTCAGCTGCAAAGTCTGCGGGAGGAGGTTTATACGAACACTCGCACTGAAGACACACATGAAGACACACGAGAAGAGCGAACGGGAG GGCCCTCCGTCCAAACCTCTCCACGCCTGCTCTGTGTGCGGTCAGGCCTTTAAGACCATGACAGTGTTGAAGTATCACATGTTCATATCACTCTGGGTCAGACCTTTCGGGTGTTCAGTCTGTGGGAAAAGGTTCCCGGCAACAGGGCGACGTGCGCCGTCACATGATGCTTCACTCTGGAGAGAAACCCTTCACCTGTCGtgcctgtgggcggagctttgcccGCCGCAACGCCCTGAGACTGCACCTGCGCACGCACATCGCAG GTGGTGTGGTGGATGA